A single Pan troglodytes isolate AG18354 chromosome 19, NHGRI_mPanTro3-v2.0_pri, whole genome shotgun sequence DNA region contains:
- the LOC455056 gene encoding CMT1A duplicated region transcript 15 protein-like protein: MFSCCFPTSRGCCFRNGGSESLFRRCRRRLIPHPRRLWPFVRRRTQVPQDSPRQALAGQATPEIPSGLPLHIVLVQEEIREPMEAQTHAPGPYAEIGPLAAPAVKPKPAWEEPPPERALEVEGAPAKDQPSQELPKIMAPTVATGLNAGAENVAGERSGREGVTSTAPASRSHAAPSPGHGGKHGGGDQGIQTGLLYLAGERLLSFTRTTALLLQCLFIVLMLVGYISVQVVLKSIKRRLGRRVPAAPPALRRNLLLQAWMCVCNWASRLFALNVLPRTGS; encoded by the exons ATGTTCTCGTGTTGCTTCCCCACTTCGAGAGGTTGCTGCTTCAGGAATGGAGGGAGTGAGAGCCTTTTCCGACGATGCCGAAGAAGGCTCATCCCTCACCCCAGACGCCTGTGGCCCTTTGTAAGAAGGCGCACCCAGGTACCACAGGACAGCCCGAGGCAGGCCCTAGCAGGCCAGGCCACACCAGAGATCCCATCGGGGCTGCCTCTGCACATTGTCCTTGTCCAGGAGGAGATTCGGGAGCCCATGGAGGCACAGACACATG ctcctggTCCGTACGCAGAAATAGGACCACTTGCGGCACCAGCTGTCAAGCCAAAGCCAGCATGGGAAGAGCCCCCTCCAGAGAGAGCGCTGGAGGTGGAGGGAGCTCCAGCCAAGGACCAACCCAGCCAGGAGCTGCCTAAAATCATGGCACCTACTGTAGCCACTGGCCTTAATGCTGGAGCTGAAAACGTGGCTGGAGAGAGaagtgggagggagggggtgACAAGCACAGCCCCAGCCAGCAGATCCCATGCTGCCCCTagtcctgggcatggtggcaaacatgGAGGCGGAGACCAGGGTATTCAGACTGGACTCCTGTACCTCGCTGGAGAGAGGCTTCTCTCATTCACTAGAACCACAGCCCTGCTGCTGCAGTGCCTGTTTATTGTGCTAATGCTGGTGGGGTATATCTCTGTGCAGGTGGTGCTCAAGAGCATTAAAAGAAGGCTGGGAAGAAGAGTTCCAGCAGCTCCTCCTGCTCTCAGACGCAATCTTCTCCTCCAGGCATGGATGTGTGTCTGCAACTGGGCATCCAGGCTGTTTGCCCTTAATGTGCTGCCCCGAACGGGCTCTTAG
- the LOC129137613 gene encoding coactosin-like protein: protein MLSHPGQCPRCGPVAMATKVDKEACWEAYNLARDDGLAVIWVTFKYDGSTIVRIGQGVEYQHFIPQCTDEIWLLAFVCVTTRDATLIRWIGENVKTLVKEVIQDFTKEFVISDQKELEGDVMKSELKKTGGINYNAQVE from the coding sequence ATGCTCAGTCACCCCGGGCAGTGTCCCCGCTGTGGCCCTGTGGCAATGGCCACCAAAGTTGACAAAGAGGCTTGCTGGGAGGCCTACAACCTGGCGCGAGACGACGGCTTGGCCGTCATCTGGGTGACTTTTAAATATGATGGCTCCACCATCGTCCGTATCGGGCAAGGAGTGGAATACCAGCACTTCATCCCACAGTGCACAGATGAGATCTGGTTGCTTGCCTTCGTGTGCGTCACCACGAGGGATGCCACCCTCATCAGGTGGATCGGCGAGAATGTCAAGACCCTGGTGAAGGAGGTCATACAGGATTTCACTAAGGAGTTTGTGATCAGTGATCAGAAGGAGCTGGAGGGAGATGTAATGAAAAGCGAACTGAAGAAGACTGGGGGAATCAATTACAATGCCCAGGTGGAGTAA